In the Mesorhizobium sp. genome, one interval contains:
- a CDS encoding NADPH-dependent FMN reductase has protein sequence MYKVLVFVGSLRKASVNRQLALAIAKLSAGQLEFQFAEIGGLPHYDDDLWDNPPPTVTRLKKEIEAADAVLFVMPEFNRSFPSIVKNAVDWASRPRSNNSWYCKPGAVIGASPGLIGTAAGQVQLRSILVILNVILMGLPEIYFVFKPGLIDENSDVTDDKTKAFLQSWVDAFTRWIARHGDRLDRQD, from the coding sequence ATGTACAAGGTTCTGGTTTTTGTCGGAAGTCTGCGAAAAGCTTCGGTGAACCGGCAGTTGGCCTTGGCGATCGCCAAGCTTTCGGCAGGCCAGCTCGAGTTCCAATTCGCCGAGATCGGGGGCCTTCCGCACTACGACGACGACCTGTGGGACAATCCGCCTCCGACCGTCACACGGCTGAAAAAGGAGATCGAGGCAGCGGATGCCGTGCTTTTCGTAATGCCGGAGTTCAATCGTTCTTTCCCGTCGATCGTGAAGAATGCGGTCGACTGGGCATCGCGCCCCCGCAGCAACAATTCCTGGTACTGCAAGCCGGGTGCCGTCATCGGGGCCAGCCCGGGGCTGATCGGAACTGCGGCCGGTCAGGTGCAACTTCGCAGCATTCTTGTCATCTTGAACGTCATTCTGATGGGGCTGCCGGAGATCTACTTCGTCTTCAAGCCCGGCTTAATCGACGAAAACAGCGACGTCACGGACGACAAGACCAAGGCCTTCCTGCAGTCGTGGGTCGACGCCTTCACGAGATGGATTGCCCGGCACGGCGATCGGCTCGACAGGCAAGACTGA
- a CDS encoding TRAP transporter large permease, giving the protein MSPIEIGILALAMMIFLVLIGLYIPIAMMICSFVGVWVIMDDAGLAAKMLGLAANNAVSSYFFGVIPLFVLMGFLVGETGLGRDAFDVANAMFRRIKGGLAVGTVAANAVFAAITGVSIASAAIFTKIAVPELNRHGYNKRFAVGLVAGSSVLGMLIPPSLLLILYGLITEQSIGDLFVAGIGPGLLLAVLFGLGTISMAFLVPGFVGQNLGTTTEQLSRRELLSKGVPITALIALVLGGIYTGWITPVEAGGVGVLGALAIGLLKRRLPLEALWRVLVETGLVTATVCFLIVAAQMYSRMLAFSGLPAFLGELVTTSDLSLLPLMLLYCLVVLLLGMVLDSSSIMLILVPLMLPVLVSMGTDLVWFGIVTVIAIEVGLLTPPFGMSVFVIKATINDPSVSLKDIFVGAIPFALIMVASLGIVIAYPPIATGLLGR; this is encoded by the coding sequence ATGAGTCCGATTGAAATCGGTATCCTGGCGTTGGCCATGATGATCTTCCTTGTGCTGATCGGGCTCTATATCCCTATCGCCATGATGATCTGCTCGTTCGTCGGCGTCTGGGTCATCATGGACGATGCCGGACTTGCCGCGAAGATGCTGGGATTGGCGGCCAACAATGCCGTTTCGAGCTACTTTTTCGGAGTTATCCCGCTCTTCGTCCTGATGGGCTTCCTGGTCGGGGAAACCGGATTGGGACGGGATGCTTTCGATGTCGCCAACGCGATGTTTCGTCGGATCAAAGGTGGGCTGGCGGTCGGCACCGTGGCCGCCAACGCGGTATTTGCCGCGATTACCGGCGTTTCGATTGCATCAGCGGCGATCTTTACCAAGATCGCCGTGCCCGAGCTGAACCGTCACGGATACAACAAGCGCTTCGCCGTCGGCCTGGTGGCGGGCAGCTCCGTTCTCGGCATGCTGATTCCTCCGAGCCTGCTGCTCATCCTGTATGGCCTCATCACTGAGCAATCGATCGGCGATCTTTTCGTCGCCGGCATCGGGCCGGGTCTTCTCCTCGCGGTCTTGTTCGGCCTGGGGACGATCTCGATGGCCTTCCTCGTACCAGGTTTCGTCGGACAGAATCTGGGCACCACCACCGAGCAACTGAGCCGGCGCGAACTCCTCTCCAAAGGCGTTCCCATCACTGCGCTCATCGCCTTGGTGTTGGGCGGAATCTATACGGGGTGGATCACGCCGGTCGAAGCCGGCGGCGTTGGCGTGCTCGGGGCTCTGGCGATCGGATTGCTGAAACGGCGGCTGCCACTTGAAGCCCTATGGCGCGTGCTCGTGGAGACCGGATTGGTCACCGCGACCGTATGTTTCCTGATCGTCGCGGCTCAGATGTATTCCCGGATGCTCGCTTTCTCCGGGCTTCCCGCCTTTCTGGGAGAACTCGTAACGACAAGCGATCTGTCGCTTCTGCCGCTGATGCTGCTCTATTGCCTGGTAGTTCTTCTGTTGGGCATGGTGCTCGACAGCAGTTCCATCATGCTCATTCTCGTGCCGCTGATGCTGCCGGTGCTCGTGTCCATGGGCACCGACCTGGTGTGGTTTGGCATCGTTACTGTCATTGCGATCGAGGTCGGTTTGCTCACACCTCCCTTCGGAATGTCGGTGTTCGTGATCAAAGCCACGATCAACGACCCCAGCGTCAGCCTGAAGGATATTTTCGTGGGCGCAATCCCGTTCGCGTTAATCATGGTCGCCAGTCTTGGCATCGTGATTGCATATCCGCCAATTGCGACCGGCTTGTTGGGACGGTGA
- a CDS encoding TRAP transporter small permease subunit: MGKRATVFRLLDIATQFANVVGSILIVILVVLMAADIAGRNLAGAPVSGVPELITLSIVAIVFLQAPQAFKEGRIVRTEAAISALTARAPRVAAVVELVFDLLGFAMISVLVWAHWPILKQSWIGDEYIGSVGSFIAPTWPTKLMLMIGAVLMALQFIARIVRRLSGEHVA, from the coding sequence ATGGGCAAGAGAGCCACAGTATTTCGGCTGCTGGACATAGCGACGCAATTTGCAAACGTCGTGGGATCAATTCTGATCGTCATTCTCGTCGTTCTCATGGCCGCGGACATTGCGGGCCGAAATCTCGCGGGGGCGCCGGTTTCCGGCGTCCCGGAGCTCATCACCTTGTCGATCGTCGCGATCGTCTTTCTACAGGCACCCCAGGCGTTCAAAGAGGGACGCATAGTGCGCACGGAGGCCGCGATCTCGGCGCTGACGGCGCGCGCTCCGCGTGTTGCGGCCGTGGTCGAGCTCGTCTTCGACCTGCTGGGGTTCGCGATGATTTCGGTGCTGGTATGGGCACACTGGCCAATCTTGAAGCAATCCTGGATCGGTGACGAGTACATCGGTTCGGTCGGGAGCTTCATTGCGCCGACTTGGCCGACGAAGCTCATGCTTATGATTGGCGCGGTGCTGATGGCCCTGCAGTTCATCGCACGCATCGTGCGGCGTTTGAGTGGAGAGCACGTCGCATGA